One region of Cucurbita pepo subsp. pepo cultivar mu-cu-16 chromosome LG03, ASM280686v2, whole genome shotgun sequence genomic DNA includes:
- the LOC111790796 gene encoding heat stress transcription factor A-3 yields the protein MSSSSAHYLFDVMLEPDIGASDPFVVLCMGSDVPQPLECLHGQLVPPFLWKTFDLVEDPAIDPIVSWGSAGQSFVVWDPVEFSRVILPSNFKHNNFSSFVRQLNTYGFRKIDTDRWEFANGAFQRGKKYLLKNIQRRKSPHSEQIGSLIGPSTRGGKSGLEDEIGKLKKERSMLLQEVVELQQQHKGTAQHVITVNQRLRSAEQRQKQMITFLSKLLRNPELLFHLKKKKEPKDIDSERIKRKFVKQHKHDGCTLSMEGKIETAMDLNPSLFEGPSANLVQGMGLFPDSIPNFQLMNASSSDLIASEELAFHDGIVKPREELRVEASKAIGSPDYFGSLAEDILQSSHHGTGSIIKPEEIWSAYLNVDASTPGSSNELWSNPGGFEDKFWQVSCRQSSIWDLGSQQAGDLGMDKWSASGFPFNDPDTQAYPKNTDQT from the exons ATGTCATCTTCTTCTGCACACTACCTGTTCGACGTTATGCTTGAACCAGATATAGGAGCTTCGGACCCATTTGTGGTGCTGTGTATGGGAAGTGATGTGCCTCAACCTCTAGAATGTCTTCATGGCCAGCTAGTTCCTCCATTTCTGTGGAAGACTTTCGATCTTGTTGAGGATCCTGCGATTGATCCGATTGTATCTTGGGGTTCAGCAGGGCAGAGCTTTGTGGTTTGGGATCCCGTGGAGTTTTCTAGAGTCATTCTTCCTTCTAATTTCAAGCATAACAACTTCTCCAGTTTTGTCAGACAGCTAAATACTTAT GGGTTCCGCAAGATTGATACAGACAGGTGGGAATTTGCAAATGGAGCTTTCCAACGAGGGAAGAAATACTTATTAAAGAACATTCAGAGGCGCAAATCACCTCATTCAGAGCAGATTGGAAGTTTGATAGGGCCATCTACTCGGGGAGGGAAGTCTGGATTAGAAGATGAAATTGGGAAgttaaagaaagagaggagcATGTTATTGCAGGAGGTTGTTGaattgcagcagcagcatAAGGGAACTGCTCAGCATGTCATCACGGTGAACCAACGCCTCCGGTCAGCAGAGCAGAGACAGAAGCAGATGATTACTTTCTTGTCGAAGTTACTTCGGAATCCAGAACTCTTATTTCAcctgaagaaaaagaaggaaccGAAAGATATTGATTCCGAGAGAATCAAGCGGAAATTTGTTAAGCAGCATAAACATGATGGTTGTACACTGTCCATGGAAGGGAAGATCGAAACAGCAATGGATTTGAATCCAAGCCTGTTTGAAGGACCTTCTGCCAACCTTGTGCAGGGAATGGGATTATTTCCAGATAGCATACCCAATTTTCAACTTATGAATGCTTCATCAAGTGATTTAATTGCGTCTGAGGAATTAGCATTCCATGATGGAATTGTAAAACCAAGAGAGGAGCTGAGGGTAGAGGCTTCAAAGGCTATTGGGAGTCCTGACTATTTTGGCTCTTTGGCAGAGGATATTCTACAGTCCTCACATCATGGAACTGGAAGTATCATTAAACCAGAAGAAATTTGGAGTGCATACTTGAATGTTGATGCTAGTACGCCCGGTTCGAGCAACGAGTTGTGGAGCAATCCAGGCGGCTTTGAGGATAAATTTTGGCAAGTTTCTTGCAGACAGTCTTCAATCTGGGATTTAGGCTCCCAGCAGGCTGGAGATTTGGGCATGGACAAGTGGTCGGCTTCTGGTTTCCCATTCAACGACCCAGATACTCAAGCTTATCCCAAAAATACAGATCAGACTTAA